From Xylanibacter oryzae DSM 17970, a single genomic window includes:
- a CDS encoding glycosyl hydrolase 115 family protein: MKFFSFIFSFFFFITAEASDLVWYNGADNIRYSLATRHSLVVNTAVDMFCGDMCSVTGKLPQAAPKNDAIIIVYQLDMASDKEKADMKKHNIPIDKLIGKNDAFYIKVIDNKIYITGSNGRGTAYGLLEVSRIAGVSPWVWWGDVKPEHKTSLTISSDFETLQIPSVDYRGIFINDEDWSMRPWSCNTFEPYDKQGTIGSGTYKQIFKLLLRLRANTIWPAMHPGTVPFFMTKGAKEVADSCGIVVGSSHCEPLLRNNVGEWNVALRGHYNLISNRDSVLAYWAERLKETNRGDYLYTIGMRGIHDGSMEGVNTLKEKTDGLQAAIDAQRMLIARYVNKDVKKVPQVFVPYKEVLQIMENGLKVPDDVTLMWCDDNYGYLTRLSDSLQQQRSGGAGIYYHLSYWGRPHDYLWLTSTQPGLIYNEMRQAYDHNARKLWIANVHDPKVVAYDLELFLDMAWNINSVSASTLQSHLCNWLCRQFGDEAGKRLLPVMKEYYRLCGIRRPEFMGWSQTELDKKIYPKGLSPMADTDFNQNEFGNELNRYLCSYQKLKIVVADIKSLIRPDLLDAYFAAIQYPVYSAADMSEKTLEAQKSRTYSQNSLSVNSRIDMIKSAVKSIKAYNEIQSLTSYYNNIMSGGKWKYLMSDKPRELPVFGPPSIPIIPNESEMRQYGDDDNYTFQSDSLSTDYISENAFDYTVADPGAKPVQMLGHSMNAVSLPKGCELSYDFVCKREGEAVLRTALIPTHPNDNGDIRFSVSIDGAAPYIYSIKEADRSEQWKLNVLRGQVVISTNVWLNKGPHTLKIKSLDDRIVLDQWMIDFNTSRKFYVFP, from the coding sequence ATGAAATTCTTTTCATTCATTTTCTCCTTCTTCTTTTTTATTACTGCCGAAGCTTCAGATTTGGTATGGTACAATGGCGCTGATAATATCAGATATTCATTGGCAACGCGACATTCGTTAGTTGTAAATACGGCTGTTGATATGTTCTGTGGTGATATGTGCAGCGTTACAGGAAAGTTGCCGCAGGCTGCACCAAAGAATGATGCCATTATTATAGTATATCAGTTAGATATGGCATCTGATAAGGAAAAGGCAGATATGAAAAAACATAATATCCCCATTGATAAGCTGATTGGAAAGAATGATGCTTTTTATATTAAAGTAATAGATAATAAGATATACATCACAGGTAGCAACGGTCGTGGCACCGCTTACGGTCTGCTTGAAGTTTCTCGTATTGCAGGTGTTTCGCCTTGGGTATGGTGGGGTGATGTCAAGCCGGAACATAAGACCAGCCTTACAATATCATCAGACTTCGAGACGTTGCAGATTCCATCTGTAGATTATCGTGGAATATTTATCAATGACGAAGACTGGAGCATGCGTCCTTGGAGCTGCAACACATTCGAACCATATGATAAACAAGGAACTATTGGCAGTGGTACCTACAAGCAGATTTTTAAGTTGCTGTTACGCCTTCGTGCTAATACCATATGGCCGGCGATGCATCCGGGTACTGTACCCTTTTTTATGACTAAGGGTGCCAAAGAGGTAGCAGACAGTTGCGGTATTGTTGTTGGCTCTTCTCATTGTGAACCTCTTCTTCGTAATAATGTGGGCGAATGGAATGTAGCTCTTCGTGGTCATTATAACCTTATATCCAATCGTGATTCGGTTTTGGCTTATTGGGCCGAAAGACTTAAAGAGACAAATCGTGGCGATTATCTTTATACAATAGGTATGCGTGGCATTCACGATGGTTCTATGGAAGGGGTAAATACACTAAAAGAGAAAACAGACGGTCTGCAGGCAGCAATAGATGCTCAACGTATGCTTATTGCCCGTTATGTAAATAAAGATGTTAAGAAAGTACCTCAGGTATTCGTACCATACAAAGAGGTCCTTCAGATAATGGAAAACGGACTTAAGGTTCCTGATGATGTAACATTGATGTGGTGTGATGATAACTATGGTTATCTTACCAGGCTCAGCGACAGTCTGCAACAGCAGCGAAGCGGTGGGGCAGGCATATACTACCATCTTAGTTATTGGGGCAGACCGCACGATTATCTATGGCTCACAAGTACTCAACCGGGACTTATTTATAATGAGATGAGACAGGCGTATGACCATAATGCCCGTAAATTGTGGATAGCCAATGTTCATGATCCTAAGGTTGTCGCATACGATTTGGAACTATTCCTTGATATGGCGTGGAATATAAACTCTGTTTCGGCATCAACACTTCAGTCACATCTGTGTAATTGGCTGTGCCGCCAGTTTGGTGATGAGGCAGGAAAGAGACTATTACCTGTCATGAAAGAGTACTATCGACTTTGCGGTATACGCAGACCTGAGTTTATGGGATGGTCACAGACTGAACTGGATAAAAAAATATATCCCAAAGGTCTTTCTCCAATGGCAGACACAGATTTCAACCAAAATGAATTTGGCAATGAATTGAACCGCTATCTGTGCTCTTATCAGAAATTGAAGATTGTTGTAGCAGACATCAAAAGTTTGATACGGCCTGATTTGCTTGACGCTTACTTTGCTGCAATCCAGTATCCGGTATATTCTGCTGCAGATATGAGTGAGAAGACTCTTGAAGCGCAGAAATCACGTACCTATTCTCAGAATTCTCTATCCGTGAATAGCCGTATTGATATGATAAAGTCGGCTGTTAAAAGTATCAAGGCATATAATGAGATACAAAGTCTGACATCCTATTACAACAACATAATGTCGGGAGGAAAATGGAAATACCTGATGAGTGACAAGCCCCGTGAGTTGCCGGTATTCGGCCCCCCTTCTATTCCGATTATTCCAAACGAGAGTGAAATGAGACAATATGGTGATGATGATAATTATACTTTTCAGTCCGATTCGTTATCTACCGATTATATATCAGAAAATGCATTCGATTACACAGTAGCTGACCCGGGTGCAAAGCCTGTTCAGATGCTTGGGCATAGTATGAATGCTGTGTCTTTGCCTAAAGGATGTGAACTGTCTTATGATTTTGTTTGCAAAAGAGAAGGCGAAGCTGTATTACGTACAGCCTTGATACCTACACATCCTAATGATAACGGTGATATTCGTTTCAGTGTAAGCATTGACGGTGCAGCTCCTTATATATATTCAATTAAGGAGGCAGATCGTTCAGAACAATGGAAACTTAATGTATTGCGAGGACAGGTTGTTATATCAACAAACGTATGGCTAAATAAAGGTCCACATACCCTAAAGATAAAATCTCTTGACGATCGTATTGTACTTGACCAATGGATGATAGACTTCAATACATCAAGAAAATTTTATGTGTTTCCGTAA
- a CDS encoding RagB/SusD family nutrient uptake outer membrane protein, with amino-acid sequence MKLNTIIGVSLGVLALASCNDKMDYKEYNVYDKDYVSSSMGYVGNLMTDIYNYADYDFGQDSKGAILGSATDESEFATDGNPIQDFYNGSWSPANPHSTTWSNMYSGIADCNIVLSEFQGLKFALDSLNSDYAQQMYRYNNYKWESRFWRSYFYFNLVRQYGGVPLVTESPVGGNSKDINVMPRVSSDSVYKFIMDECNVVKDSIIADYSNLGNMALPSSAAETGRADKLAVLALRARAALYWASPLFNTTNDKSRYYIAAKYTKELLDACDARGKKLAADYSSLWGADNWKNEAVTCEILFGRRIYGTGTAGASAVFEGYNYPVGIEGGAGGNCPTQNLVNAYEMQSTGLGINEPGSGYNSSNPYVGRDPRLDATVAKNGDIWPTSYKTALQTYYGGTNGAPLSGATPTGYYIKKYCHGAINLASNSKYKVDNHTWITFRLGEFYLNMAEALYKYFGSATATSAEFPLSATDYVNKVRARAKMPNFPTTLGNDAFWAKYKNERMVELAFEGHRFWDVRRWKEGGTYFRNIIETKLTKSNSGVITFSCDTIKRQWDDKMYLFPIPQSNIQKNKNLTQNPGW; translated from the coding sequence ATGAAACTAAATACAATTATTGGCGTTAGTCTTGGAGTTTTAGCTCTTGCTTCTTGCAATGACAAAATGGACTACAAAGAATACAACGTATACGATAAGGATTATGTCAGTTCAAGTATGGGTTATGTAGGTAACCTCATGACTGATATATACAATTATGCAGATTATGATTTTGGCCAGGATTCTAAAGGTGCTATTTTAGGATCTGCTACAGATGAGAGTGAGTTTGCAACAGACGGAAATCCTATTCAGGATTTTTATAATGGCTCATGGAGTCCTGCTAATCCTCACAGCACAACGTGGTCTAATATGTATTCAGGTATTGCAGACTGTAATATCGTATTGAGTGAATTCCAAGGATTGAAATTCGCCTTAGACTCACTAAACAGTGATTATGCTCAGCAGATGTACCGTTATAATAACTATAAATGGGAATCTCGTTTCTGGAGATCTTATTTCTATTTCAATCTTGTACGCCAATACGGTGGCGTACCTTTGGTAACAGAGAGCCCTGTTGGCGGTAATTCAAAAGACATAAACGTTATGCCACGTGTGTCTTCCGATTCTGTTTATAAATTTATTATGGACGAGTGCAACGTAGTTAAGGACTCTATTATTGCGGATTATTCTAACCTTGGCAATATGGCTTTACCTTCAAGCGCTGCAGAAACAGGCCGAGCAGACAAATTGGCTGTTTTGGCTCTTCGTGCGCGTGCCGCATTATACTGGGCAAGCCCTCTTTTTAATACAACAAATGACAAAAGCCGTTACTACATAGCAGCTAAGTACACGAAGGAACTTCTTGATGCTTGTGATGCACGTGGTAAGAAACTGGCCGCAGATTATTCTTCATTATGGGGAGCTGACAACTGGAAAAATGAGGCTGTCACATGTGAAATTCTTTTTGGCCGCCGTATTTATGGCACAGGAACAGCGGGAGCTTCTGCTGTGTTTGAAGGATATAACTATCCTGTAGGTATAGAAGGTGGTGCAGGTGGAAACTGTCCTACACAGAACCTTGTAAATGCTTATGAAATGCAGAGTACAGGTCTTGGTATAAATGAACCGGGAAGTGGTTATAATTCAAGTAACCCATATGTAGGAAGAGATCCACGATTAGATGCTACAGTAGCAAAGAATGGTGATATCTGGCCAACGTCATATAAGACAGCCCTACAGACATATTATGGTGGTACTAACGGAGCACCTTTATCGGGCGCAACTCCAACGGGATACTATATCAAAAAATACTGTCATGGAGCTATCAATTTGGCTTCTAACTCAAAATATAAAGTAGACAACCATACATGGATTACATTCCGTCTTGGTGAGTTCTACCTGAACATGGCCGAGGCCCTGTATAAATATTTTGGTTCAGCTACGGCTACTTCAGCAGAGTTCCCATTGTCAGCTACTGACTATGTAAACAAAGTTCGTGCCCGTGCCAAGATGCCTAACTTCCCAACAACATTGGGTAATGATGCTTTCTGGGCAAAGTACAAGAACGAGCGAATGGTCGAACTTGCATTTGAGGGACATCGTTTCTGGGATGTTCGCCGTTGGAAAGAAGGCGGTACATACTTCCGCAATATTATTGAAACCAAATTGACAAAGAGTAATAGCGGAGTGATAACATTCAGCTGTGATACAATCAAACGTCAGTGGGACGACAAAATGTATCTATTCCCAATACCTCAGTCTAATATTCAGAAGAATAAGAATCTGACTCAGAATCCGGGTTGGTAA